Proteins found in one Pseudomonas marvdashtae genomic segment:
- a CDS encoding TonB-dependent receptor: MLTWTLASPVLAATDEFFELPVSTVTARMEQEDPRNLPISLSVISGEQLRTQRLDTLESALRNASGVNVNSSGGPNDFNVLIRGVGSLYQMSMDDSSVAFNIDGVPVASRSLGFGTLDIDRIEVLKGPQGTMSGAIGQAGAVNITTRQPTREPEGYVRGEVGQEGQFLSEGAIGGPISDSLSGRLAVRRAGYESWIDNDRTNDPITKPRNEAYRASLLWDLDDDTHVLFSAERQKTERATNSLVLRPYGSDPSLDLSPGLFDDNYKTTERYTVKVDHDFANSRLTSTTATSTADFEGLVAYDSKLMGALYGTPSEYWAVDKSFERSWSQDLHLSSLPDADTFWIAGLAASRNERSYDTPRNTYGTADARFRDFTTTTYAGYGEITFPLTERLKLTTGYRHSWDRKTYDGQYFAGASAVDDSRKLTDHYGTGRVALSYALTPQTNVYVQLARGYKSGGFNDYAAQVSDSEPYKAAVSRAAELGFKSETEDRRGSLNGALFYTRVHDDHLLGYNATTFATNAFNADTRTRGAELEGTWHFDHDLTVAASVTYLDAKITSAVHGIQAGDVAAGNRTPDVPRWSGNLNIGWRHPLGTFASLGETTLNTSLNYRLVGERAADPQNHFNLDNYEKLDLRAGLESRFGEVYAFADNLLNQTYDTYGFYSDPVAYGAPARRRTLGVGYTYQF; this comes from the coding sequence ATGTTAACTTGGACACTGGCCAGTCCGGTACTCGCCGCCACTGACGAGTTCTTTGAACTACCCGTCTCGACGGTGACCGCGCGCATGGAGCAGGAAGACCCGCGAAACCTGCCCATCAGCCTCAGCGTGATCAGTGGCGAGCAACTGCGTACCCAGCGGCTCGACACGCTGGAAAGCGCCCTGCGCAATGCGTCCGGGGTCAACGTCAATTCTTCCGGCGGCCCGAATGACTTCAACGTGCTGATCCGAGGTGTCGGCTCGCTGTACCAGATGTCGATGGATGACAGCTCGGTGGCATTCAACATCGACGGTGTTCCGGTCGCCTCGCGCAGCCTCGGCTTCGGCACCCTGGATATCGATCGCATCGAGGTGCTCAAGGGGCCCCAGGGCACGATGTCCGGTGCGATTGGCCAGGCGGGCGCGGTGAACATCACCACCCGCCAGCCGACCCGCGAACCGGAAGGTTATGTACGCGGCGAGGTGGGTCAGGAGGGCCAGTTCCTCAGCGAAGGGGCCATCGGCGGACCGATCAGCGACAGCCTCAGTGGTCGCCTGGCGGTGCGCCGTGCCGGCTATGAGAGTTGGATCGACAACGACCGGACCAACGATCCCATCACCAAGCCACGCAACGAGGCTTATCGCGCCAGCCTGCTCTGGGACCTCGACGATGACACCCATGTGCTGTTCAGCGCCGAACGCCAGAAAACCGAACGCGCCACCAACTCGTTGGTGCTGCGTCCTTATGGCAGCGACCCCAGCCTGGACCTGTCGCCCGGTCTGTTCGATGACAATTACAAGACCACCGAGCGCTACACCGTCAAGGTCGATCATGACTTCGCCAACAGTCGCCTGACGTCGACAACCGCCACCTCCACCGCCGATTTCGAAGGCCTGGTCGCCTACGACAGCAAACTGATGGGCGCCCTGTATGGCACGCCCAGCGAGTACTGGGCGGTGGACAAATCTTTCGAGCGCAGCTGGAGCCAGGACCTGCACTTGAGCTCGCTGCCCGACGCCGACACGTTCTGGATCGCCGGCCTTGCCGCCAGCCGCAACGAGCGCAGCTACGACACGCCGCGCAATACCTATGGCACCGCCGATGCCAGGTTTCGCGACTTCACCACCACCACGTACGCCGGCTACGGCGAAATCACCTTCCCGCTCACCGAGCGCCTGAAGCTCACCACCGGCTATCGCCATTCCTGGGATCGCAAGACCTACGACGGCCAATACTTCGCTGGCGCCAGCGCCGTGGACGATTCACGCAAGCTGACCGACCACTACGGCACTGGCCGCGTAGCCCTGAGCTATGCGCTCACCCCGCAAACCAACGTCTACGTGCAATTGGCGCGAGGCTATAAATCCGGCGGTTTCAATGACTATGCGGCGCAGGTCAGCGACAGCGAGCCCTACAAGGCCGCTGTCAGCCGAGCCGCCGAACTGGGCTTCAAAAGTGAAACCGAAGATCGCCGTGGCAGCCTGAACGGTGCGCTGTTCTACACCCGCGTGCACGACGACCACCTGTTGGGCTACAACGCCACAACCTTCGCCACCAACGCGTTCAATGCCGATACCCGCACCCGCGGCGCCGAACTGGAAGGCACCTGGCACTTCGACCATGACCTGACTGTCGCGGCCAGCGTCACCTACCTCGACGCCAAGATCACCAGCGCCGTGCACGGCATCCAGGCCGGTGATGTCGCGGCGGGCAACCGTACCCCGGATGTGCCGCGCTGGAGCGGCAACCTCAACATCGGTTGGCGGCACCCGTTGGGCACCTTCGCCAGCCTGGGCGAAACCACCCTGAACACCAGCCTCAATTACCGCCTGGTGGGCGAACGCGCCGCCGATCCGCAGAACCATTTCAACCTGGACAACTACGAGAAACTCGACCTGCGCGCAGGTCTGGAAAGCCGCTTTGGCGAAGTCTATGCCTTCGCCGACAACCTGCTGAACCAGACCTACGACACCTACGGCTTCTACAGTGACCCGGTGGCCTACGGTGCGCCGGCGCGGCGGCGCACCTTGGGGGTCGGCTACACCTACCAGTTCTAA